Proteins from one Ketobacter alkanivorans genomic window:
- a CDS encoding oxygenase MpaB family protein — protein MQQLVVTRDMFESQLELAISKVKDPRIGLFGPDSMMWKLSRHALFGAHGSGRALLLQIAHPWVTRGVDEHSKTRSDPLGRAKRTFTTVLSIVYGDLEQATKYARAVHNVHNRIQGTMDSSAGAFGEGTPYMANEANALLWVHATLWDTTVMMYELFRRPLSAEEKDRFYNETKLFAYMFGIPDAILPPDWESFKEYNRSIWDSDQLVVTDSTRELAAFLFAPLHFTLTPAMAWLKITTAATLPTRLREEFNLPYGRKERLIFASGRKILSVAEPITPGLIRNGPAYVEASRRIRGLPSTIMTRALTRAMFGRPELVALKQPTKP, from the coding sequence ATGCAACAACTCGTCGTAACCCGCGACATGTTCGAGTCTCAGCTTGAACTTGCTATCTCCAAAGTCAAAGATCCTCGGATTGGGCTGTTCGGCCCTGATTCCATGATGTGGAAGCTCTCCCGCCATGCGCTGTTTGGTGCCCATGGCTCCGGCCGCGCCCTGCTGCTCCAGATCGCCCACCCCTGGGTAACCCGTGGCGTCGATGAGCATTCCAAAACCCGCTCAGATCCGCTAGGACGAGCAAAGAGAACCTTCACCACCGTACTTTCCATTGTGTACGGTGATTTAGAGCAGGCTACCAAGTACGCCCGTGCTGTGCATAACGTACACAACCGCATTCAAGGCACAATGGATTCCAGTGCCGGAGCCTTTGGCGAAGGCACTCCCTATATGGCCAACGAGGCCAATGCCTTACTGTGGGTTCACGCCACGCTGTGGGATACCACGGTGATGATGTACGAATTGTTCCGCCGCCCTTTGTCAGCGGAGGAAAAAGATCGTTTTTACAACGAGACTAAGCTGTTCGCGTATATGTTTGGTATACCTGATGCAATCTTGCCGCCGGACTGGGAATCCTTCAAAGAGTACAATCGCAGCATTTGGGACTCGGATCAACTGGTGGTGACGGACTCCACCCGTGAATTGGCAGCGTTCTTGTTTGCGCCACTTCATTTCACATTAACACCCGCCATGGCCTGGCTAAAAATCACGACAGCAGCGACGCTGCCAACAAGGCTGCGAGAGGAATTTAACTTACCCTACGGAAGAAAAGAGAGGCTGATCTTTGCCAGTGGCCGGAAGATATTAAGTGTGGCAGAACCCATAACCCCAGGACTCATTCGAAATGGGCCAGCCTACGTAGAGGCCAGTCGACGCATCCGGGGCCTTCCTTCAACCATCATGACCCGCGCCCTCACCCGGGCCATGTTCGGACGACCTGAATTGGTGGCATTGAAGCAACCCACTAAGCCGTAA
- a CDS encoding amidoligase family protein, protein MTDSSIWLPPVTLTNKGSERRVGVELEFAGLDAGQIIGCVQQQFGGELERRSSFEFSLQNTTLGKFGIELDASYIKAVGALLEESGDLEDEFSIEAVAAELLTKAAEQFVPWELVTPPVLLSDLPQISQLFASLRSAGALGTRNSLRYAFGLHLNPELPATDIDTILSYFRAFLCLYEWIAEQDQIDLTRKLTNYIKHFSKDFIQKVIDARYQPTLAQFIDDYIEDNPTRNRSMDMLPLFAHLDEDRVRSRLDDPRIKARPTLHYRLPNCDIDNLDWNLDQPWQNWLQVERLANDPAWLKQFCDQYRRYLKSFITPFDTEWLKESSKLLQEH, encoded by the coding sequence GTGACAGATTCCAGTATTTGGTTGCCTCCGGTGACCCTAACCAATAAAGGCAGTGAGCGGCGCGTGGGCGTTGAGTTGGAGTTTGCTGGCCTGGATGCGGGGCAGATCATCGGGTGTGTGCAACAACAGTTTGGCGGAGAGTTGGAGCGGCGCAGCAGCTTCGAGTTTTCGCTGCAAAACACCACGCTGGGGAAGTTTGGTATTGAGTTGGATGCCTCTTATATCAAGGCGGTTGGTGCGTTACTCGAGGAATCCGGTGATCTGGAGGACGAGTTCTCTATCGAAGCCGTGGCCGCTGAGTTACTTACCAAAGCGGCAGAGCAGTTTGTGCCCTGGGAGCTGGTGACGCCACCTGTTTTGCTTTCCGATCTGCCGCAGATTTCACAATTATTTGCCAGTTTGCGGAGCGCAGGGGCATTGGGTACGCGCAACAGTCTGAGGTACGCCTTCGGCTTACACCTGAATCCTGAGCTGCCCGCGACGGATATTGACACGATTCTTTCCTATTTTCGGGCGTTCCTCTGCTTGTACGAATGGATTGCCGAGCAGGATCAGATCGACCTGACCCGAAAGTTAACTAACTACATCAAGCACTTTAGTAAGGATTTTATTCAGAAAGTCATCGATGCCCGTTATCAACCAACCTTAGCGCAATTTATCGATGACTATATTGAGGATAATCCAACCCGCAATCGCAGCATGGATATGTTGCCGCTGTTTGCACACCTGGATGAGGATCGAGTCCGTAGTCGATTGGATGATCCGCGCATCAAGGCACGACCCACTCTGCATTACCGTTTACCGAACTGTGATATCGACAACCTGGATTGGAATTTGGATCAACCTTGGCAAAACTGGTTGCAAGTAGAGCGTTTAGCCAATGATCCTGCTTGGCTGAAACAGTTCTGTGATCAATACCGGCGCTACCTAAAGTCATTTATCACGCCGTTTGATACCGAATGGTTAAAAGAAAGCAGCAAACTGTTACAGGAGCACTAG
- a CDS encoding gamma-glutamyl-gamma-aminobutyrate hydrolase family protein (Members of this family of hydrolases with an active site Cys residue belong to MEROPS family C26.) codes for MVKRKQQTVTGALVIPAQTSDVHTPVDSPLIAVTGPHKRYPFAWWATRFMLRLVGLRAIYVTAHSGMPKQVIHGIIIGGGDDIEPEQYGGEYHPRRRYDVERDRFEVAMIRQALDSNIPMIGICRGAQLINVVSGGTLNQDIRPLRRLTPNRRSIRPIKWVDLDADGRLCCSLGIKSLRVNSLHEQAIERVGDGLTVAGRDRDGFVQAIEGQYGFLLGLQWHPEYLPYRAEQRHIFRLFEKAVSRNDSHVVLHEPELL; via the coding sequence ATGGTTAAAAGAAAGCAGCAAACTGTTACAGGAGCACTAGTTATTCCGGCACAGACATCCGATGTTCATACTCCTGTGGATTCGCCGCTGATTGCGGTAACCGGCCCTCACAAACGTTATCCGTTTGCCTGGTGGGCTACTCGATTTATGTTGCGTTTGGTGGGGCTGCGGGCCATCTACGTGACAGCCCATTCCGGCATGCCCAAGCAGGTCATACACGGCATAATCATTGGTGGTGGCGATGATATCGAACCAGAGCAATATGGAGGCGAGTACCATCCACGGCGGCGTTATGATGTGGAACGGGATCGTTTCGAAGTAGCGATGATTCGGCAGGCATTGGACAGCAATATTCCAATGATTGGGATCTGTCGCGGAGCCCAATTGATTAACGTTGTGTCCGGCGGAACGCTGAACCAGGATATCAGACCGTTGCGGAGGCTTACCCCAAATCGACGCAGTATCCGTCCGATAAAATGGGTGGATCTAGATGCTGATGGTCGCCTGTGTTGCTCGTTGGGTATCAAGTCATTGCGAGTAAACAGCCTGCATGAGCAGGCGATTGAGCGGGTGGGTGATGGGCTTACTGTCGCCGGCCGGGATAGGGATGGTTTTGTGCAGGCAATAGAAGGGCAATATGGATTTTTGTTAGGGTTGCAGTGGCACCCCGAGTATCTTCCTTATCGGGCGGAGCAACGTCATATCTTTCGCCTATTCGAAAAGGCAGTCAGTCGGAATGACAGCCATGTAGTGTTGCATGAGCCCGAGTTACTATGA
- a CDS encoding YqaA family protein codes for MISYGLLFLSAFLAATLLPFYSEVVLITLLLEGKPVFPLWLAATSGNTLGAAVNWVMGRYLLHFQDRSWFPFKPGSLSKSQAWFQRYGSWSLLFAWLPVGGDALTFVAGIMRVRLWVLLLLCGIGKGLRYGVVIWLTDVTEASLPLMEGAG; via the coding sequence ATGATCAGTTACGGGCTGTTGTTTCTTAGCGCTTTTCTGGCGGCGACCCTACTCCCTTTTTATTCAGAAGTGGTTCTTATTACGCTGCTGCTGGAAGGTAAACCGGTGTTTCCGTTGTGGCTGGCTGCTACGTCGGGCAATACCTTGGGTGCTGCAGTGAATTGGGTGATGGGGCGTTATCTGCTGCATTTTCAGGATCGCAGCTGGTTTCCGTTTAAGCCCGGCAGCCTCAGTAAATCGCAGGCGTGGTTTCAACGCTATGGTAGTTGGAGCTTGTTGTTTGCATGGCTACCAGTGGGCGGAGATGCGCTCACGTTTGTTGCTGGCATTATGCGGGTACGATTGTGGGTTTTGCTTCTGTTGTGTGGTATCGGCAAAGGGTTGCGCTATGGTGTGGTGATCTGGCTTACGGATGTAACAGAGGCTTCGCTCCCGTTGATGGAAGGGGCTGGCTGA
- the modA gene encoding molybdate ABC transporter substrate-binding protein translates to MQVGKSFQLYIGLLLLGCSFVVRADEVLVAVASNFSAPMKVLKARFEYDTGHRLKLSFGSSGKLFAQIQHGAPFQVFLSADQDKPETLLESGRAVVGSDFTYATGALALWSAAEGGEPFDIDVLRRADLDHVALANPKLAPYGLAAVQTLQALQLDQTTKQFWVVGENIAQTHQFVSSGNAEYGFVALSQIKQPGKPIIGRYWIVPSNLHSPIHQDAVLLTLGQNSQAAKELLAFLHSKSAQQVIASYGYRIEVRK, encoded by the coding sequence ATGCAGGTCGGAAAGTCGTTCCAACTCTATATAGGGCTGTTATTGTTAGGATGCTCGTTTGTTGTCAGGGCTGATGAAGTTCTGGTGGCAGTGGCGTCCAATTTCAGTGCGCCAATGAAAGTACTGAAAGCACGTTTTGAGTACGATACCGGTCACCGACTCAAACTTTCATTTGGCTCCTCAGGTAAGCTCTTTGCTCAGATTCAGCATGGTGCTCCATTCCAGGTGTTCTTATCCGCTGATCAAGACAAGCCTGAAACACTGCTGGAGTCAGGTCGAGCTGTTGTAGGAAGTGACTTTACCTATGCTACAGGCGCTTTGGCTTTATGGTCTGCTGCCGAGGGAGGTGAACCTTTTGATATTGATGTTTTGCGCCGCGCTGATCTGGACCATGTGGCCCTGGCCAACCCAAAGCTGGCACCTTATGGCCTCGCGGCTGTGCAAACCTTGCAAGCATTGCAGTTAGATCAAACAACAAAACAGTTTTGGGTTGTGGGAGAGAATATTGCCCAAACCCATCAGTTTGTAAGCAGTGGCAATGCCGAGTATGGGTTCGTTGCGCTCTCCCAGATCAAGCAGCCTGGCAAACCCATAATCGGCCGCTACTGGATAGTGCCATCCAACCTGCATAGCCCGATTCATCAGGATGCAGTGTTGCTGACGCTGGGCCAGAATAGTCAGGCGGCCAAGGAGTTGCTGGCATTTTTACACAGCAAAAGCGCTCAACAGGTGATTGCGTCGTATGGTTATCGCATTGAGGTGCGCAAATGA
- a CDS encoding zinc metallopeptidase produces the protein MIYVVLVLLLLGVMFYPQYATRRILRKHSQNRDDFPGTGGEFARHLLDRFSVHGVGVETTNQGDHYDPTERMVRLTPEYYDGKSLTAVVVAAHEVGHAIQHHQGSGGLVARYRLAVLAGVASKAAQIALIALPLLAGVSPGLMRVALVIMVLGVLMSTLVHLITLPVEWDASFNKALPILQKGNYLSQQDMLAARHILRACALTYVSASLASVLIAFRWLRWLR, from the coding sequence ATGATTTATGTGGTGTTGGTGCTGCTGTTGCTGGGGGTAATGTTTTATCCCCAATATGCGACGCGTAGAATTTTGCGTAAACACAGCCAAAATCGTGATGATTTTCCTGGCACGGGAGGCGAGTTTGCCCGTCATTTGCTGGATCGGTTTTCTGTCCATGGGGTTGGGGTTGAAACAACGAATCAGGGTGATCACTATGACCCGACTGAACGCATGGTACGCTTAACCCCTGAATACTATGATGGTAAATCTTTAACTGCTGTTGTGGTGGCAGCCCATGAAGTGGGGCATGCAATACAACACCACCAGGGCTCCGGTGGCTTGGTGGCCCGATACCGCCTGGCTGTTCTGGCAGGCGTTGCATCAAAAGCTGCGCAGATTGCGTTGATAGCGTTACCGCTGTTAGCCGGCGTTAGTCCGGGCTTGATGCGCGTAGCGCTGGTGATAATGGTGTTGGGTGTTTTAATGTCGACATTGGTGCATTTGATTACCTTGCCGGTGGAGTGGGATGCGAGTTTTAATAAAGCCTTGCCCATATTGCAGAAGGGCAATTATCTTTCTCAGCAGGATATGCTGGCGGCACGCCACATTTTAAGGGCCTGCGCATTAACCTACGTCAGCGCGTCCTTGGCCAGCGTATTGATTGCATTTCGTTGGTTGCGGTGGTTGCGATAA
- a CDS encoding GIY-YIG nuclease family protein, producing MASSWFVYILQCADRTLYTGITTDLERRTREHNQGKAGAKYTKARRPVELIYSESAEGRSEASSREAQIKKLSREDKLLLIKRQS from the coding sequence ATGGCTTCATCCTGGTTTGTTTACATACTTCAGTGCGCCGATCGTACCTTGTATACCGGTATTACAACCGACTTAGAGCGTCGCACCCGCGAACATAATCAAGGAAAGGCCGGTGCAAAATACACTAAGGCTCGCCGCCCGGTTGAACTGATATATTCTGAATCGGCAGAAGGCCGTTCGGAGGCCTCCAGCAGAGAGGCCCAAATCAAAAAATTATCGCGTGAAGACAAACTGCTGCTGATAAAGCGGCAGTCATAG
- a CDS encoding amidase family protein — translation MTAADLVQGIKSGSISSRALLEHSIARMEEKNKSINAIVSTDLVAARKLADEADEKAQQGVDLGPLHGLPITVKDTYEVPGMTCVAGAPEYRYHRPTAPAITVKRLQDAGAIIYGKTNVPYMASDLQSFNKVFGTTNNPWNIDLTPGGSSGGAAAALASGFTALELGSDLAGSIRIPAHYCGVYGHKPTQNIISLQGHVPGPPGSQREPSALAVAGPMARSASDLELMLDVLLGPSPDMEAGWRVSLPECSKQNLSDFKVLLWMDDELCPIDPALQALYLDVADKLEAKGVVVERSNPPEFCLEDLYPHYLGQLGAMIGVPQPLLLRRGMALLGFLARLVESFINVPRHFSHFLLGANMSYAIHQQREERIARIRKKFLQTFAEYDVILMPPTPTTAHRHEQLANMSKRKIAVGHEQRSYTDLFMWISPVSLLGLPATSAPVGMTSNNLPANLQIVGAPFQDKLTIRFAELLAEITGGFKAPPGF, via the coding sequence ATGACTGCAGCCGACTTGGTGCAGGGTATTAAAAGCGGATCTATAAGCAGCCGAGCGTTGCTGGAGCACAGTATTGCGCGCATGGAGGAAAAGAATAAAAGCATCAATGCCATTGTCAGTACCGATCTGGTAGCGGCTCGCAAGCTTGCAGACGAAGCCGATGAAAAAGCGCAGCAGGGCGTTGATCTGGGCCCTCTCCATGGCTTGCCCATCACGGTGAAAGACACCTATGAAGTGCCGGGCATGACCTGTGTTGCTGGTGCTCCGGAATATCGTTATCACCGACCCACTGCTCCCGCTATTACTGTTAAGCGTTTACAGGATGCCGGAGCCATTATCTATGGTAAAACGAATGTCCCTTACATGGCCTCAGATCTGCAGAGTTTCAATAAAGTGTTTGGAACCACCAACAACCCCTGGAACATTGATCTAACGCCAGGTGGTTCCTCCGGGGGCGCGGCAGCCGCTTTGGCTTCCGGTTTTACCGCTTTGGAGCTGGGCAGCGATCTGGCAGGGTCAATTCGAATTCCTGCCCACTACTGTGGAGTTTACGGCCACAAGCCCACTCAAAACATTATTTCTTTGCAAGGGCACGTGCCTGGTCCTCCGGGCTCTCAACGGGAGCCTTCTGCTCTGGCTGTGGCCGGCCCCATGGCGCGCAGTGCGTCAGATCTCGAGTTAATGCTGGATGTTTTGCTTGGGCCTTCCCCGGATATGGAAGCAGGCTGGAGGGTCAGTTTGCCTGAATGCTCCAAGCAAAATTTGTCCGATTTTAAAGTGCTTCTATGGATGGATGATGAGCTGTGTCCCATCGATCCAGCGCTGCAGGCACTGTATTTGGATGTAGCCGATAAGTTGGAAGCAAAGGGGGTTGTGGTCGAGCGCAGTAACCCACCTGAGTTCTGCCTTGAAGATCTTTATCCCCATTATTTGGGGCAGCTGGGGGCGATGATCGGGGTTCCTCAACCATTGCTGTTACGTCGGGGCATGGCGTTGTTGGGCTTCTTGGCCAGACTGGTTGAATCGTTTATTAATGTGCCCAGGCATTTCTCCCACTTTTTACTTGGGGCCAACATGAGTTATGCGATCCATCAGCAGCGTGAGGAACGTATTGCTCGAATCAGAAAGAAATTCCTGCAGACGTTTGCAGAGTATGATGTGATTTTGATGCCCCCAACGCCCACAACAGCGCATCGTCATGAGCAGCTTGCAAATATGTCCAAGCGCAAGATAGCCGTAGGTCATGAGCAGCGAAGTTATACGGATCTGTTTATGTGGATATCTCCAGTATCTCTATTGGGATTGCCTGCCACCAGTGCACCCGTAGGGATGACGTCCAATAATTTGCCTGCCAACCTGCAGATAGTGGGGGCACCGTTTCAGGATAAGCTCACCATCAGGTTTGCAGAGCTTTTGGCAGAGATAACCGGTGGCTTCAAAGCGCCACCGGGGTTTTGA